One stretch of Xanthomonas sp. DAR 35659 DNA includes these proteins:
- a CDS encoding DNA-deoxyinosine glycosylase: MQDVLHGLPAQIRDDCRVLILGSMPGAQSLQEARYYAHPRNRFWPLLGALCGVDPQLDYAARLQAIQACGVGLWDVIGQCRRRGSLDAAIVRGSEVPNPLPDYIARLPRLRAIACNGAAAAQAFARFVQPQLPSRVPPLTVLALPSTSPANAACSLPRLQAAWAPLQAWLMPASRPPAS, translated from the coding sequence ATGCAGGACGTGCTGCATGGCCTGCCCGCGCAGATACGCGACGATTGCCGGGTGCTGATCCTCGGCTCGATGCCCGGTGCGCAGTCCCTGCAAGAGGCGCGCTACTACGCGCATCCGCGCAATCGCTTCTGGCCGCTGCTGGGCGCGCTGTGCGGCGTGGATCCGCAGTTGGACTACGCGGCGCGGTTGCAGGCCATTCAGGCCTGCGGCGTCGGCCTGTGGGACGTGATCGGCCAGTGCCGGCGCCGCGGCAGCCTGGATGCGGCGATCGTGCGCGGCAGCGAAGTGCCCAATCCCTTGCCCGACTACATCGCGCGCCTGCCGCGGTTGCGCGCGATCGCCTGCAACGGCGCCGCCGCGGCGCAGGCGTTCGCGCGCTTCGTGCAGCCGCAGTTGCCCTCGCGCGTGCCGCCGCTGACGGTGCTGGCGCTGCCCTCGACCAGTCCGGCCAACGCCGCGTGTTCGCTGCCGCGGCTGCAGGCGGCATGGGCGCCGCTGCAGGCCTGGCTCATGCCGGCGTCGCGCCCGCCGGCATCGTAG
- the aceF gene encoding dihydrolipoyllysine-residue acetyltransferase, with amino-acid sequence MAEIKEALVPDIGDYSDVPVIEVLVAVGDTVKKDQSLVTLESDKATMEVPSPFAGVVKEVKVKVGDSLSEGKVVALIEVAEVGASAAAAPAAAKATPAPAQQAAPAAPAQNAVKPAPAAAAATGVVEARVPDIGDYSDVPVIEVLVAVGDTVKKDQSLVTLESDKATMEVPASVAGVVKELKVKVGDSLSEGKVVALIEVAGSDADAPSAVAPSAETGGGVEPVPASSAPDKLAQREIAQVQATAPAKAAAPSATQSSPPVEFNADSVLPQKVPYASPAVRVFARELGVDLFQVGGSEQGGRITKDDVQRYVKAALSGAAPAAAGAAPAAGGNGLNLLPWPKVDFAKFGEVEVKPLSRIKKISGANLARNWAMIPHVTQFEQADITELEALRVALNKENEKAGIKLTMLAFLLKASAAALKQFPDFNASLDAAGENLTLKKYFHIGFAADTPNGLVVPVIRDVDKKGVVELARESGELAKKARDGKLGPAEMSGGCFSISSLGGIGGTAFTPIVNAPEVAILGVSKSSIQPVWNGKEFAPKLMLPLSLSYDHRVIDGAAAARFTTYLSQVLADMRRVLL; translated from the coding sequence ATGGCCGAAATCAAGGAAGCACTTGTCCCCGATATCGGTGACTACAGCGACGTCCCGGTAATCGAAGTGCTGGTGGCCGTCGGCGACACGGTGAAGAAGGACCAGAGCCTGGTCACCCTGGAGTCGGACAAGGCGACGATGGAAGTGCCGTCGCCGTTCGCCGGCGTGGTCAAGGAGGTCAAGGTCAAGGTCGGCGACAGCCTGTCCGAGGGCAAGGTGGTGGCGCTGATCGAAGTAGCCGAGGTTGGCGCCAGTGCCGCCGCCGCGCCGGCGGCCGCCAAAGCCACGCCCGCCCCGGCCCAGCAGGCCGCGCCGGCGGCCCCCGCGCAGAACGCGGTCAAGCCGGCGCCGGCCGCTGCCGCTGCCACCGGCGTGGTCGAGGCGCGGGTGCCGGACATCGGCGACTACAGCGACGTGCCGGTGATCGAGGTGCTGGTCGCGGTCGGCGACACGGTGAAGAAGGACCAGAGCCTGGTCACCCTGGAGTCGGACAAGGCGACGATGGAAGTGCCCGCGTCGGTGGCCGGCGTGGTCAAGGAACTCAAGGTCAAGGTCGGCGACAGCCTGTCCGAGGGCAAGGTGGTGGCGCTGATCGAAGTGGCCGGCAGCGATGCCGACGCGCCGTCCGCGGTCGCGCCCAGCGCCGAGACCGGCGGCGGCGTGGAGCCGGTGCCGGCCTCGTCGGCGCCTGACAAGCTGGCCCAGCGCGAGATCGCGCAGGTGCAGGCGACGGCGCCGGCCAAGGCGGCCGCGCCGTCCGCTACCCAGAGCAGCCCGCCGGTGGAGTTCAACGCCGACAGCGTGCTGCCGCAGAAGGTGCCCTACGCCAGCCCGGCGGTGCGCGTGTTCGCGCGCGAGCTGGGCGTGGACCTGTTCCAGGTCGGCGGCTCCGAGCAGGGCGGGCGCATCACCAAGGACGACGTGCAGCGCTACGTCAAGGCCGCGCTGTCCGGCGCCGCGCCGGCGGCGGCAGGTGCCGCGCCCGCCGCCGGCGGCAACGGCCTGAACCTGCTGCCTTGGCCGAAGGTGGACTTCGCCAAGTTCGGCGAGGTCGAGGTCAAGCCGCTGTCGCGGATCAAGAAGATCTCCGGCGCCAACCTGGCGCGCAACTGGGCGATGATCCCGCACGTCACCCAGTTCGAGCAGGCCGACATCACCGAGCTGGAAGCCCTGCGCGTGGCGCTGAACAAGGAGAACGAGAAGGCCGGCATCAAGCTGACCATGCTCGCCTTCCTGCTCAAGGCCAGCGCCGCGGCGCTGAAGCAGTTCCCCGACTTCAACGCCTCGCTGGACGCGGCCGGCGAGAACCTGACCCTGAAGAAGTACTTCCACATCGGCTTCGCCGCCGACACCCCGAACGGGCTGGTGGTGCCGGTGATCCGCGACGTGGACAAGAAGGGCGTGGTCGAGCTGGCGCGCGAGAGCGGCGAACTGGCCAAGAAGGCACGCGACGGCAAGCTCGGCCCGGCCGAGATGAGCGGCGGCTGCTTCTCGATCAGCTCGCTCGGCGGCATCGGCGGCACCGCCTTCACTCCGATCGTCAATGCGCCGGAAGTGGCGATCCTGGGCGTGTCCAAGTCGTCGATCCAGCCGGTCTGGAACGGCAAGGAATTCGCGCCCAAGCTCATGCTGCCGCTGTCGCTGAGCTACGACCACCGCGTCATCGACGGTGCCGCCGCCGCGCGCTTCACCACCTACCTGAGCCAGGTGCTGGCGGACATGCGCCGCGTGCTGCTGTAA
- a CDS encoding methionine ABC transporter permease, with protein MMPFATAASGFFRNLDAGKWSEIGRATVDTLLMLGGSLPLTLLIGLPLGVLLFLTGPRQTHQKPLLYGGLALVINVLRSVPFIILMIAMIPLTLWAMGTSLGVRGAILPLVVGAAPFYARLVETALREVDRGVVEASLAMGATTWQLVTRVLLPEARPGLIAGATVTTIALIGFTAMGGAIGSGGLGDLAYRDGYQRSHADVALVTVVILLLLVQALQMLGDRLVAYYSRR; from the coding sequence ATGATGCCCTTCGCCACCGCCGCCAGCGGCTTCTTCCGCAATCTCGACGCCGGCAAGTGGAGCGAGATCGGCCGCGCCACCGTGGACACGCTGCTGATGCTCGGCGGCTCGCTGCCGCTGACCCTGCTGATCGGCCTGCCGCTGGGCGTGCTGCTGTTCCTCACCGGTCCCCGCCAGACCCACCAGAAGCCGCTGCTCTACGGCGGCCTGGCGCTGGTCATCAACGTGTTGCGCTCGGTGCCCTTCATCATCCTGATGATCGCGATGATCCCGCTGACGCTGTGGGCGATGGGCACCTCGCTGGGCGTGCGCGGCGCGATCCTGCCGCTGGTGGTGGGGGCGGCGCCGTTCTACGCGCGGCTGGTGGAAACCGCGCTGCGCGAAGTGGACCGCGGCGTGGTCGAGGCCAGCCTGGCGATGGGCGCGACCACCTGGCAACTGGTGACGCGGGTGCTGCTGCCGGAGGCGCGGCCGGGCCTGATCGCCGGCGCCACGGTGACCACCATCGCCCTGATCGGCTTCACCGCGATGGGCGGCGCGATCGGCTCCGGCGGCCTCGGCGACCTGGCCTACCGCGACGGCTACCAGCGCTCGCATGCCGACGTGGCGCTGGTGACGGTGGTGATCCTGCTGCTGCTGGTGCAGGCGCTGCAGATGCTCGGCGACCGCCTGGTCGCCTACTACAGCCGGCGCTGA
- a CDS encoding OmpW/AlkL family protein: MRSIQMLSLAVVSALAFAPAAFAQDGDTASGKRFSVVGSATLLDPHSKPANGLDVDGGPAPTISASWLINDNWAVELWGAADKFNHRVKADGIGKVGTVEQQPIALSGQYHFGQADNVFRPFVGVGYYESNFSNEKLDGLGSDQHIGLDTAKGAMGTVGVDMNINSTWFARADARYMHSRPELKVAGEGTGQDLKLDPWLVSFGIGARF, encoded by the coding sequence ATGCGGTCCATTCAAATGCTGAGCCTGGCTGTCGTTTCCGCCCTTGCGTTCGCGCCCGCCGCGTTCGCGCAGGATGGCGATACCGCATCCGGCAAGCGCTTTTCCGTCGTCGGCAGCGCGACCCTGCTCGACCCCCATTCCAAGCCGGCCAACGGCCTCGACGTCGACGGCGGCCCGGCGCCGACCATCAGCGCCAGCTGGCTGATCAACGACAACTGGGCGGTCGAACTGTGGGGCGCTGCCGACAAGTTCAACCACCGCGTCAAGGCCGACGGCATCGGCAAGGTCGGCACCGTCGAACAGCAGCCGATCGCGCTGAGCGGTCAGTACCACTTCGGCCAGGCGGACAACGTGTTCCGTCCGTTCGTCGGCGTCGGCTACTACGAGTCCAACTTCAGCAACGAGAAGCTCGACGGCCTGGGCAGCGACCAGCACATCGGTCTGGACACCGCCAAGGGCGCGATGGGCACCGTCGGCGTGGACATGAACATCAACTCCACCTGGTTCGCCCGCGCCGACGCGCGCTACATGCACTCGCGTCCGGAGCTGAAGGTGGCCGGCGAAGGCACCGGCCAGGACCTGAAGCTGGATCCGTGGCTGGTCAGCTTCGGTATCGGCGCGCGCTTCTAA
- the atpE gene encoding F0F1 ATP synthase subunit C has protein sequence MYFAVLTNLAQVQSSTVLAVGIMIGLAALGAGLGLAIMAGKFLESAARQPELIPVLQVRMFITAGLIDAAFIISVAVGLLFAFANPMIGEFVSRLPQGG, from the coding sequence ATGTACTTCGCCGTCCTGACCAACCTCGCCCAAGTCCAGAGCTCCACCGTCCTCGCCGTCGGCATCATGATCGGCCTGGCCGCGCTGGGCGCCGGCCTCGGTCTGGCCATCATGGCCGGCAAGTTCCTGGAATCGGCCGCGCGCCAGCCGGAACTGATCCCGGTGCTGCAGGTCCGCATGTTCATCACCGCCGGCCTGATCGACGCCGCGTTCATCATCAGCGTCGCGGTCGGCCTGCTGTTCGCGTTCGCCAACCCGATGATCGGCGAGTTCGTGTCGCGCCTGCCGCAGGGCGGCTGA
- a CDS encoding ATP synthase subunit I, with product MLNSVEAGRRLMLRAAIYPLVAVAVVSLAFLLLGPKYAMGAAATGLATVAGGWLAARTALGGGVQAAGTAMARLIVAMVLKWVLVFAVLALGFAWWRLPPLALLAGIATGLMFQVLALARR from the coding sequence GTGCTGAACTCCGTTGAAGCGGGTCGGCGGCTGATGCTGCGCGCAGCGATTTACCCGCTGGTGGCGGTGGCCGTGGTTTCCCTGGCGTTCCTGCTGCTGGGGCCGAAGTACGCCATGGGCGCCGCCGCAACCGGGCTGGCGACGGTGGCGGGGGGATGGCTGGCGGCACGCACCGCGTTGGGCGGGGGCGTGCAGGCGGCCGGTACGGCGATGGCGCGGTTGATCGTGGCCATGGTGCTGAAGTGGGTGTTGGTGTTCGCGGTACTGGCGCTGGGCTTTGCCTGGTGGCGGCTGCCTCCTCTGGCCCTGTTGGCGGGTATCGCCACCGGGCTCATGTTTCAGGTTCTGGCTCTGGCCAGGCGTTGA
- a CDS encoding MetQ/NlpA family ABC transporter substrate-binding protein, with translation MTKLPLRLLFATAVLALAACGKSTSGADPARLSVAATAVPHAEILEVVKPLLEKQGVTLDVRVFNDYVQPNDQVVQKQIDVNYFQTEPYLDAYNRDRKSNLVTVVGVHIEPFGAYSRRFKSLDALPQGADVVIPNDPSNNSRALILLDKAGVIKLKDPSNALSTQRDIVANPKQLKFRELDSAMLPRVLDQVDLALINTNYALDAGLNPTRDALAIESKDSPYVNFLVARADNKDDPRVQKLAKALTSPEVKAFIERKYQGAVLPAF, from the coding sequence ATGACCAAGCTCCCGCTTCGCCTGCTGTTCGCCACCGCCGTGCTGGCCCTGGCCGCCTGCGGCAAGTCCACCTCCGGCGCCGATCCGGCGCGCCTGAGCGTCGCCGCCACCGCGGTGCCGCATGCCGAGATCCTGGAGGTGGTCAAGCCGCTTCTGGAGAAACAGGGCGTGACCCTGGACGTGCGCGTGTTCAACGATTACGTGCAGCCCAACGACCAGGTGGTGCAGAAGCAGATCGACGTGAACTACTTCCAGACCGAGCCGTACCTGGACGCCTACAACCGCGATCGCAAGAGCAACCTGGTCACCGTGGTCGGCGTGCACATCGAGCCGTTCGGCGCCTACTCGCGCCGCTTCAAATCGCTGGACGCGCTGCCGCAGGGCGCCGACGTGGTGATCCCCAACGACCCCAGCAACAACAGCCGCGCGCTGATCCTGCTGGACAAGGCCGGGGTCATCAAGCTCAAGGATCCGAGCAACGCGCTGTCCACCCAGCGCGACATCGTCGCCAACCCCAAGCAGCTGAAGTTCCGCGAACTGGATTCGGCGATGCTGCCGCGGGTGCTGGATCAGGTCGACCTGGCGCTGATCAACACCAACTACGCGCTGGATGCCGGGCTCAACCCGACCCGCGACGCGCTGGCGATCGAGAGCAAGGACTCGCCGTACGTGAACTTCCTGGTGGCGCGCGCCGACAACAAGGACGATCCGCGCGTGCAGAAGCTGGCCAAGGCGCTGACCAGTCCGGAGGTCAAGGCCTTCATCGAGCGCAAGTATCAGGGCGCGGTGTTGCCGGCGTTCTGA
- a CDS encoding DUF1453 domain-containing protein — protein sequence MPLLLVIPLAIVIALAVTAVLLPLSLLQRFRYGTSRRQARAWLAGVQFWSALLSSVLLLGFAAIAAHWWPNAAAYACLGWIAGLALGALGIALSRFEPLPQGLFYTPNLWLVLAMTALVVARIGAGVVQGWRSVAQDAAWPAQGWMSHASLLAAAALLLGYACAYAWLLRRRVRRFDRHRGYDRSPH from the coding sequence ATGCCGTTGCTGCTCGTCATCCCGCTGGCGATCGTGATCGCGCTGGCGGTGACCGCTGTGCTGCTGCCGCTGTCGTTGCTGCAGCGCTTCCGCTACGGCACCTCGCGGCGCCAGGCGCGGGCCTGGCTGGCCGGCGTGCAGTTCTGGTCGGCGCTGCTGTCCAGCGTCCTGCTGCTCGGCTTCGCCGCGATCGCCGCGCACTGGTGGCCCAATGCCGCGGCGTACGCCTGCCTGGGCTGGATCGCGGGGCTGGCGTTGGGGGCGTTGGGCATCGCCTTGAGCCGCTTCGAGCCGCTGCCGCAGGGGCTGTTCTACACCCCGAACCTGTGGCTGGTGCTGGCGATGACGGCGCTGGTGGTGGCGCGGATCGGCGCCGGCGTGGTGCAGGGCTGGCGCAGCGTGGCGCAGGACGCGGCCTGGCCGGCGCAGGGATGGATGAGCCATGCCAGCCTGCTGGCCGCCGCCGCCTTGCTGCTCGGCTACGCCTGCGCCTATGCGTGGCTGCTGCGGCGTCGCGTACGCCGCTTCGATCGCCATCGCGGCTACGACCGCTCGCCGCACTGA
- a CDS encoding F0F1 ATP synthase subunit B encodes MNIGLTLFAQALAFAGLIWIVATKIWPPLMRAIEERQQKIAEGLAAADRSQKDLAQAQEKVNEALKDARTKANEIIDQAHARANQIVEAAKQEAIAEANRQKELAQAEIDAAATRAREDLRRQVSLLAVTGAEKLLRREIDANAHKALLDELAAEI; translated from the coding sequence ATGAATATCGGTCTCACCCTTTTTGCCCAGGCGCTGGCCTTCGCCGGTCTGATCTGGATCGTCGCGACCAAGATCTGGCCGCCGCTGATGCGGGCCATCGAAGAGCGCCAACAGAAGATCGCCGAAGGCCTCGCCGCCGCCGATCGCAGCCAGAAGGATCTGGCGCAGGCGCAGGAGAAGGTCAACGAAGCGTTGAAGGACGCGCGCACCAAGGCCAACGAGATCATCGACCAGGCCCACGCCCGCGCCAACCAGATCGTCGAAGCGGCCAAGCAGGAAGCGATCGCCGAAGCCAACCGGCAGAAGGAACTGGCCCAGGCCGAGATCGACGCCGCCGCGACCCGTGCGCGCGAGGATCTGCGTCGCCAGGTGTCGCTGCTGGCGGTGACCGGCGCGGAGAAGCTGCTCAGGCGCGAAATCGACGCCAACGCCCACAAGGCGCTGCTCGACGAGCTGGCGGCGGAGATCTGA
- a CDS encoding methionine ABC transporter ATP-binding protein has product MIQFEHLHKSYSVAGQAVVALHPLDLDIRAGEVFGIIGHSGAGKSTLIRLINRLEEPSGGRLRIDGEDVTALDRAGLRALRQRIGMIFQHFNLLSSRTVAGNVAFPLELAGTPRAQVDARVAELLERVGLAAHAGKYPAQLSGGQKQRVGIARALATGPRILLCDEATSALDPQTTASVLSLLAQINRELGLTIVLITHEMEVIRRVCDRVAVLDAGHLVESGPVTEVFLHPRHPTTRRFVSEAEHVDEGELHRDLTAVDGRILRLTFLGTDTYAPLLGRIARATAVDYNILSGRIDRIKDTPYGQLTVALVDGDLDAAQAAFVAAGVHVEELRR; this is encoded by the coding sequence TTGATCCAGTTCGAGCACCTGCACAAGTCCTACTCCGTTGCCGGCCAGGCGGTCGTGGCGTTGCATCCGCTCGACCTGGACATCCGCGCCGGCGAGGTGTTCGGCATCATCGGCCATTCCGGCGCCGGCAAGTCGACCCTGATCCGGCTGATCAACCGGCTCGAAGAGCCCAGCGGCGGACGCCTGCGGATCGACGGCGAGGACGTCACCGCACTGGACCGCGCCGGCCTGCGCGCGCTGCGCCAGCGCATCGGCATGATCTTCCAGCACTTCAACCTGCTGTCCTCGCGCACGGTCGCCGGCAATGTCGCCTTCCCGCTGGAGTTGGCCGGCACGCCGCGCGCGCAGGTCGACGCGCGGGTGGCCGAGTTGCTGGAACGGGTCGGGCTGGCCGCGCACGCCGGCAAGTATCCGGCGCAGTTGTCGGGCGGGCAGAAGCAGCGCGTCGGCATCGCCCGCGCGCTGGCGACCGGGCCGCGGATCCTGCTGTGCGACGAGGCCACCAGCGCGCTGGACCCGCAGACCACCGCCTCGGTGCTGAGCCTGCTGGCGCAGATCAACCGCGAGCTGGGGCTGACCATCGTGCTGATCACCCACGAGATGGAAGTGATCCGCCGCGTCTGCGACCGCGTGGCGGTGCTCGACGCCGGGCACCTGGTCGAGAGCGGGCCGGTCACCGAGGTGTTCCTGCATCCGCGGCATCCGACCACCAGGCGCTTCGTCTCCGAGGCCGAACACGTGGACGAGGGCGAGCTGCACCGCGACCTCACCGCGGTGGACGGGCGCATCCTGCGCCTGACCTTCCTCGGCACCGACACCTACGCGCCGCTGCTCGGGCGCATCGCGCGCGCGACCGCGGTGGACTACAACATCCTGTCCGGGCGCATCGACCGGATCAAGGACACCCCGTACGGCCAGTTGACCGTGGCCCTGGTCGACGGCGACCTGGACGCGGCCCAGGCCGCCTTCGTCGCCGCCGGCGTGCACGTGGAGGAACTGCGCCGATGA
- the lpdA gene encoding dihydrolipoyl dehydrogenase, with product MAVIEVKVPDIGDYSDVPVIEVLVAVGDTVKKDQGLVTLESDKATLEVPSAAAGVIKELRVKLGDTLSEGAVIALLETADAAAGATPAAAPAPAKAEAPASKPPVAPSHRAPAEPPAPKPALASGKPADIECKMVVLGAGPGGYTAAFRAADLGLDTVLIERYASLGGVCLNVGCIPSKALLHAAAVIDEVAHAGDFGVDFGKPKITLDKLREYKEKVVGKLTGGLASMAKQRKVRTVTGVASFVSPNELEIVGADGKTQLLRFEHCIIAAGSQAVKLPNFPWDDKRVMDSTDALELQEIPKTLLVVGGGIIGLEMATVYSALGSKVTVVEFMDQLMPGADKDLVKPLADRLKKQGVDVHLKTKAAEVKADKKGITVSFEAATAGETPALAATTYDRVLVAVGRAPNGKKIGADKAGVNVTERGFIPVDRQMRTNVPHIFAIGDIVGNPMLAHKATHEGKLAAEVAAGEKKEWVARVIPSVAYTNPEIAWVGVTETEAKAKGLKVGVAKFPWAASGRAIGIGRTEGFTKLIFDEETHRVIGGAIVGVHAGDLLAEIGLAIEMGAEAEDIGHTIHAHPTLSESVGMSAEIYDGTITDLYIPKKK from the coding sequence ATGGCGGTCATTGAGGTCAAGGTCCCGGATATCGGCGACTACAGCGACGTTCCGGTCATCGAGGTGCTGGTCGCCGTCGGCGACACGGTCAAGAAGGACCAGGGCCTGGTGACGCTGGAGTCGGACAAGGCCACGCTGGAGGTGCCGTCCGCGGCGGCCGGCGTGATCAAGGAGCTGAGGGTCAAGCTCGGCGACACGTTGTCCGAGGGCGCGGTGATCGCGCTGCTGGAAACCGCCGACGCCGCTGCGGGTGCCACGCCGGCCGCCGCGCCGGCGCCGGCCAAGGCCGAGGCGCCGGCCAGCAAGCCGCCGGTGGCGCCGTCGCACCGCGCGCCGGCCGAGCCGCCGGCGCCCAAGCCGGCGCTGGCCAGCGGCAAGCCGGCCGACATCGAGTGCAAGATGGTGGTGCTCGGCGCCGGCCCCGGCGGCTACACCGCCGCGTTCCGCGCCGCCGACCTGGGCCTGGACACGGTGCTGATCGAGCGCTACGCCAGCCTCGGCGGCGTCTGCCTCAACGTCGGCTGCATTCCCTCCAAGGCGCTGCTGCACGCGGCCGCGGTGATCGACGAGGTCGCCCACGCCGGCGACTTCGGCGTGGACTTCGGCAAGCCCAAGATCACCCTGGACAAGCTGCGCGAGTACAAGGAGAAGGTGGTCGGCAAGCTCACCGGCGGCCTGGCCAGCATGGCCAAGCAGCGCAAGGTGCGCACCGTCACCGGCGTGGCGTCGTTCGTGTCGCCGAACGAACTGGAGATCGTCGGTGCCGACGGCAAGACCCAGTTGCTGCGCTTCGAGCACTGCATCATCGCCGCCGGCTCGCAGGCGGTGAAGCTGCCGAACTTCCCGTGGGACGACAAGCGGGTGATGGACTCCACCGACGCGCTGGAACTGCAGGAGATTCCCAAGACCCTGCTGGTGGTCGGCGGCGGCATCATCGGCCTGGAAATGGCCACCGTGTACAGCGCGCTGGGCAGCAAGGTCACCGTGGTCGAGTTCATGGATCAGCTGATGCCGGGCGCCGACAAGGACCTGGTCAAGCCGCTGGCCGATCGCCTGAAGAAGCAGGGCGTGGACGTCCATCTCAAGACCAAGGCGGCCGAGGTCAAGGCCGACAAGAAGGGCATCACCGTGTCCTTCGAGGCCGCCACCGCGGGCGAGACGCCGGCGCTGGCCGCCACCACCTACGACCGCGTGCTGGTCGCGGTGGGGCGCGCGCCCAACGGCAAGAAGATCGGCGCCGACAAGGCCGGGGTCAACGTCACCGAGCGCGGCTTCATCCCGGTCGATCGGCAGATGCGCACCAACGTGCCGCACATCTTCGCCATCGGCGACATCGTCGGTAACCCGATGCTGGCGCACAAGGCCACCCACGAGGGCAAGCTGGCGGCCGAAGTGGCGGCGGGCGAGAAGAAGGAATGGGTGGCGCGGGTGATCCCGTCGGTGGCCTACACCAACCCGGAAATCGCCTGGGTCGGCGTCACCGAGACCGAGGCCAAGGCCAAGGGCCTGAAGGTCGGCGTGGCCAAGTTCCCGTGGGCGGCCAGCGGCCGCGCCATCGGCATCGGCCGCACCGAGGGCTTCACCAAGCTGATCTTCGACGAGGAGACGCACCGGGTCATCGGTGGCGCCATCGTCGGCGTGCACGCCGGCGACCTGCTGGCGGAGATCGGCCTGGCGATCGAGATGGGCGCCGAGGCCGAGGACATCGGCCACACCATCCACGCGCACCCGACCCTCAGCGAGTCGGTCGGCATGAGCGCCGAGATCTACGACGGCACCATCACCGACCTGTACATCCCGAAGAAGAAGTAG
- the atpB gene encoding F0F1 ATP synthase subunit A has protein sequence MAGEALTPTSYIQHHLKNLTFQVQEGGFWQLHVDTLVMSLLSGLLMVFGFWLATRKATAGVPGKWQAFVEILLEFVDRQAKDTYHGTSKLVTPIAITLFFWILMMNLIKMVPADFIAKPLELFGVHSWKPVPTADVNATLGMSISVFFLMIFFSLRSKGVGGMTKEFLTAPFGKWMLPFNLILNIVEWLSKPVSLAMRLFGNMFGGEIVFLLIWVLGGAGIFGALAGGAFGFGWMLFHLLVIPLQAFIFMMLSIVYLSLAEDSH, from the coding sequence ATGGCGGGCGAGGCACTAACCCCTACCTCCTACATCCAGCACCACCTCAAGAACCTCACCTTCCAGGTGCAGGAAGGCGGGTTCTGGCAATTGCACGTCGACACCCTGGTGATGTCGCTGCTGTCCGGCCTGCTGATGGTGTTCGGCTTCTGGCTGGCCACGCGCAAGGCCACCGCCGGCGTGCCCGGCAAGTGGCAGGCGTTCGTGGAGATCCTGCTGGAGTTCGTCGACCGCCAGGCCAAGGACACCTACCACGGGACCAGCAAGCTGGTGACCCCGATCGCGATCACCCTGTTCTTCTGGATCCTGATGATGAACCTCATCAAGATGGTTCCGGCGGACTTCATCGCCAAGCCGCTGGAACTGTTCGGCGTGCACAGTTGGAAGCCGGTGCCCACCGCCGACGTCAATGCCACCCTGGGCATGTCGATCAGCGTGTTCTTCCTGATGATCTTCTTCTCGCTGCGCTCCAAGGGCGTGGGCGGGATGACCAAGGAATTCCTGACCGCGCCGTTCGGCAAGTGGATGCTGCCGTTCAACCTGATCCTCAACATCGTCGAGTGGCTGAGCAAGCCGGTGTCGCTGGCGATGCGACTGTTCGGCAACATGTTCGGCGGCGAGATCGTGTTCCTGCTGATCTGGGTGCTGGGCGGTGCCGGCATCTTCGGTGCGCTGGCCGGCGGCGCGTTCGGCTTCGGCTGGATGCTGTTCCACCTGCTGGTGATTCCGCTGCAGGCGTTCATTTTCATGATGCTGTCGATCGTGTACCTGAGCCTGGCGGAAGACAGCCACTGA